The Candidatus Polarisedimenticolia bacterium region CCTTCTGGGTCTCGATCGCAAGACGCTCTACCGCAAGCTCGAGCTCTACGGGATCGGAGCCACCCGGACACGCGACCTGCCCTGAATCGCCACGCACGTGGCGAAGCGCCACAGTCGGTTCACGCCGCGCCCGGGCCCGGCCTTCCCCGCCCGACTGCACAACATCCGACTCTGCAGCAGTTTCCCTCGGAGAGCCGGTCTGGCATGCGCCTCGCAATGCCACGAGGCGTGCGCCGATTCGGGCGTCTCGAGGTGAACGATGGAACAGGCAGGGTTGCTGGGAACGGTTGGGGACGAGCGGCGGATCCAGACGGCGGGGGCCGACCTGGACGAGGCGCGCGTCCTGGTCGTGGAAGACGATGATGCGATGCGCGCCTTCCTCGATGAGTCGCTCCGGGAGGAGGGGTATGTCGTCCGGACCGCCTCCAGTACGTATACGGGATTCCTGACCCTCCTGGGAGACCCGATCGACGTCCTGGTGGTGGACTGGAAGATGCCCGCCCTGGATGGTTTCGCGCTCCTGTCCGCCGTCAGGCGCTGCTACCCGGAGATTCCGGTCATCTTCGTCACGGCGTTCGCGCGCCCGGACGTCGCGAGGCGGGCGCTGCTTTCCGGGGCGTTCGCCTTCCTTCCCAAGCCGTTCCGCCTGAGCGTGCTGGTCGCGGAGATTCAACGGGCGCTCAACGCCGGGCCACCTCAAGGAGGAGAGAGAGGGGATCCCTCCGCCTGGCAGCGCCCTTCCCGGAGTGCCGCGCGGCGCGACGGGCCGGATCGCGAGGGCCCGATCGATCCACCGGACCGCGCCGCATCGGAGTGAGACCCACGATGAACCCCCGGACGACTCCATCGCGCGCCCACGACGTTCCAGGGGATCGGCCTCCCTCTCCGAATTCCGTCCGCGAGGTTCGCCACCGGATCAGGCCGAGGAAGGGGACTCCCGTCGCGGCCGGCCAGATGGACGCCTCGCGCCTCTACCGGGTCGTCCTGCACTGCACCTACGAAGTCAAAACGCGTTAAGCGCGGGAGGAGGTGAGACGGACCATGGCACGGTTCCACATCCAGGACGTCAAGTTGCTCGAAACCACCCCGACGTCTCCCGGTGTTCTTCGAACGAAGATCGGCGAGATGATCCTGCACAGCACGGTCGCGCGGGCGAAGGTGGACTCGATCAACCCGGAAACCGGCGAGTATCGCGTGGTGCTCCAGGGAACC contains the following coding sequences:
- a CDS encoding response regulator — encoded protein: MEQAGLLGTVGDERRIQTAGADLDEARVLVVEDDDAMRAFLDESLREEGYVVRTASSTYTGFLTLLGDPIDVLVVDWKMPALDGFALLSAVRRCYPEIPVIFVTAFARPDVARRALLSGAFAFLPKPFRLSVLVAEIQRALNAGPPQGGERGDPSAWQRPSRSAARRDGPDREGPIDPPDRAASE